One window from the genome of Salvia splendens isolate huo1 chromosome 9, SspV2, whole genome shotgun sequence encodes:
- the LOC121747500 gene encoding uncharacterized protein LOC121747500, whose translation MARTERGLGKRDLSMIFTEITPPHGWKQDRDFHYLRLTLPGFEANDITIHMDKYGHLVVRGNKQVTEHKYVSFEETYEIPSDAKLDEAMGLFEDNQIYCVTIPKVKGQQQHEIAMPKEHKINPKPRDNASIHQYDNNNNNNDRNSNVETPEVPAQGSTRPRKDYLKIVRGDKSAMMKIALYIAALIALTVITVLIILKLRS comes from the exons ATGGCAAGGACAGAGAGGGGTTTGGGCAAGAGAGATTTGAGCATGATTTTTACAGAGATAACTCCACCTCATGGATGGAAGCAGGATCGAGATTTCCATTACTTACGCTTAACACTCCCCG GGTTCGAGGCAAACGATATAACCATACACATGGATAAGTACGGTCATCTAGTGGTGCGTGGCAACAAACAAGTGACCGAGCACAAGTACGTGAGCTTTGAGGAGACGTATGAGATTCCAAGCGATGCTAAGCTGGACGAAGCCATGGGATTGTTCGAAGATAACCAAATTTATTGCGTTACTATACCAAAAGTGAAGGGCCAACAACAACATGAAATCGCCATGCCCAAAGAGCATAAGATCAATCCCAAGCCGCGTGATAACGCTTCAATTCACCAATACGACAACAACAATAACAACAACGACAGAAACAGCAATGTCGAAACGCCAGAGGTCCCGGCTCAAGGAAGTACTCGTCCTCGGAAAGATTATTTGAAAATTGTTAGAGGAGACAAGTCCGCCATGATGAAAATTGCATTATATATAGCAGCATTGATTGCTTTGACTGTGATCACGGTGCTTATAATTCTTAAGCTTCGTTCCTAG
- the LOC121746830 gene encoding uncharacterized protein LOC121746830 codes for MAAPTKVAGNGLFPSNSPRLRLFPSNYAPRFLAMAPQKKVNKYDSKWKKEWFGAGLFYEGGEEVEVDVFKKLEKRKVLSNVEKAGLLSKAEEFGVTLSSIEKLGLLSKAEDLGLLSLLEKAVDTSPAALASAALPLLLAAVLVVVVIPDDSTALVAVQALIGGLLAVGGVGLFVGSLLVEGLQEAD; via the exons ATGGCAGCACCAACGAAAGTCGCCGGAAACGGTTTATTTCCCTCCAATTCCCCCCGCCTTCGTCTTTTTCCTTCCAATTATGCCCCTCGTTTCCTAGCCATGGCACCACAAAAGAAG GTGAATAAGTACGATTCAAAGTGGAAAAAGGAGTGGTTCGGTGCGGGACTATTCTACGAGGGCGGCGAAGAGGTAGAAGTGGACGTGTTCAAGAAGCTGGAGAAGCGGAAGGTGCTGAGCAACGTCGAAAAAGCCGGCTTACTTTCCAAAGCCGAGGAATTCGGCGTGACTCTATCATCCATAGAGAAGCTCGGCCTTCTCTCCAAGGCGGAGGACCTCGGCCTGCTCAGTCTGCTCGAGAAGGCCGTGGACACTTCACCCGCCGCATTGGCCTCCGCCGCCCTGCCCCTCCTGCTGGCGGCTGTGCTCGTCGTTGTCGTGATCCCGGACGACTCGACGGCGCTGGTGGCGGTGCAGGCCCTCATTGGAGGCCTGCTGGCGGTTGGGGGTGTGGGGTTGTTTGTGGGGTCGCTTCTTGTGGAAGGGTTGCAAGAGGCTGATTAA